A window from Bubalus kerabau isolate K-KA32 ecotype Philippines breed swamp buffalo chromosome 5, PCC_UOA_SB_1v2, whole genome shotgun sequence encodes these proteins:
- the LOC129653641 gene encoding pregnancy-associated glycoprotein 1-like — protein MKWLVLLRLVAFSECGERIPLRRVKTMRNTVSGKNVLNNLLKEHAYRLSQIFFRGSNLTTLSLRNIMDMLYVGNITIGTPPQEFQIVFDTSSSDLWVPSIFCNSSDCSAHVRFRHLQSSTFRPTNKTFSITYASGRIKGIVVRDTARGTIGDLVSTDQLFSLSLAEYGFEGTPFAGILSLNYPNISSSGAIPVFDKLKNEGAISEPVFAFYLSKYKQEGSVVMFGGVEEHYYEVELNWAPLIQVGDWIVHMDRISMKRKVIAYSGGCHAIFDTRTSAIEGPSTLVNNIQKLIGATPRGSKHYVSCSVVNTLPSIIFAINGINYPVLARAYILKDSRGHCYTTFEQNKVSSSTETWILGDVFLRLYFSVFD, from the exons ATGAAGTGGCTTGTGCTCCTCAGGCTGGTGGCCTTCTCAGAATG CGGTGAAAGAATACCTCTAAGGAGAGTGAAGACCATGAGAAATACCGTCAGTGGAAAAAACGTGCTGAACAATTTGCTGAAGGAGCATGCTTACAGACTGTCCCAGATTTTTTTTCGTGGCTCAAATCTAACTACTCTCTCACTAAGGAACATCATGGAT ATGCTCTACGTGGGTAACATCACCATTGGAACACCCCCTCAGGAATTCCAGATTGTCTTTGACACAAGCTCATCTGACTTGTGGGTGCCCTCCATCTTTTGCAACAGCTCAGACTGTT CTGCACACGTTAGGTTCAGACATCTTCAGTCTTCCACCTTCCGGCCTACCAATAAGACCTTCAGCATCACCTACGCATCTGGGAGAATTAAAGGAATTGTTGTTCGTGACACAGCTCGGGGAACA ATTGGGGACCTTGTAAGCACTGACCAGCTGTTCAGTCTAAGCCTGGCAGAATATGGGTTTGAGGGTACACcttttgctggcatcttgagctTGAACTACCCAAACATATCCTCCTCTGGAGCCATCCCCGTCTTTGACAAGCTGAAGAATGAAGGTgccatttctgagcctgtttttgcCTTCTACTTGAGCAA ATACAAGCAGGAGGGCAGTGTGGTGATGTTTGGTGGGGTGGAAGAACACTACTATGAGGTAGAGCTCAACTGGGCACCATTGATCCAAGTGGGCGACTGGATTGTACACATGGACCG CATCTCCATGAAAAGAAAGGTTATTGCTTATTCTGGCGGCTGCCACGCCATTTTTGACACCAGGACATCAGCGATCGAAGGCCCAAGTACACTGGTCAATAACATACAGAAGCTCATTGGTGCCACACCACGGGGTTCCAAG CACTACGTTTCATGTTCTGTGGTCAATACCCTGCCCTCTATTATCTTCGCCATCAATGGCATCAACTACCCGGTGCTAGCTCGAGCCTACATCCTCAAG GATTCTAGAGGACACTGCTACACAACCTTTGAACAGAACAAAGTGAGTTCATCTACAGAGACCTGGATCCTGGGTGATGTCTTCCTGAGGCTGTATTTTTCGGTCTTTGATTGA